Proteins encoded by one window of Dryocola sp. LX212:
- the cmk gene encoding (d)CMP kinase produces the protein MTAPAPVITIDGPSGAGKGTLCKAMAEALQWHLLDSGAIYRVLALAALHHQVDVASEEALVPLAAHLDVRFVASNGELEVILEGEDVSGEIRTQEVANAASQVAAFPRVREALLRRQRAFREAPGLIADGRDMGTVVFPDAPVKIFLDASSEERAHRRMLQLQEKGFSVNFERLLAEIKERDDRDRNRSVAPLVPAADALVLDSTSMSIDEVIERALAYAREVLAA, from the coding sequence GGTGCAGGTAAAGGCACGCTGTGTAAGGCTATGGCGGAAGCGCTGCAATGGCATCTGCTTGACTCCGGCGCAATATATCGTGTGCTTGCTCTGGCTGCGTTACATCATCAGGTTGATGTCGCTTCCGAGGAGGCGCTGGTTCCCCTGGCCGCCCACCTCGACGTGCGTTTTGTTGCCAGCAACGGCGAACTTGAAGTGATACTCGAAGGCGAAGATGTCAGCGGTGAAATTCGTACTCAGGAAGTGGCGAACGCTGCCTCTCAGGTTGCGGCATTCCCTCGCGTTCGTGAAGCGCTATTGCGCCGCCAGCGTGCTTTCCGTGAAGCGCCGGGCCTGATCGCTGACGGACGAGATATGGGCACCGTGGTTTTTCCGGATGCACCTGTAAAAATCTTCCTCGATGCTTCCTCCGAGGAACGCGCACACAGACGTATGCTACAGTTGCAGGAAAAGGGCTTTAGTGTTAACTTTGAGCGACTTTTGGCCGAAATAAAAGAACGCGACGATCGCGATCGTAACCGGTCCGTAGCGCCGTTGGTGCCTGCAGCAGATGCCTTAGTGCTGGATTCGACCAGCATGTCGATTGACGAAGTCATTGAACGCGCACTGGCCTACGCACGGGAAGTGCTGGCAGCGTAA
- a CDS encoding ComEC family protein, with the protein MPLLWLPAIPGIKVIAVLLAAGLCLLIPRHLTCRYLGIVALSLCWGLLAARESLEPFENLIQKPVAAQVVVMRTDGAQNHELQITRVDNHLIFPPVGVALKGVYLPASVCPGQKWLMKLRLRPVHGRLNEGGFDSQRYALAQHLPLRGRMTEATRLSETCSLRAQWMMRVTAATQQLEWQGIILALAFGERTGIGAEVKDLLRQTGTAHLMAISGLHISLAAGAGWLLARCIQLCFPAWRIGFRLPLLASLVTAGVYAWLAGGNPPAMRALTGLALWLLLRLNGRQWSAWEVWLCCFCGILFFDPLTVLSDSFWLSVLAVGCLIFWYQWIPLPPRMAAWKGYFRYLAGILHLQIGITLLLMPVQLFMFHGVSVNALLANLIAVPYVSLLVVPLLLAGLVLTGTPWVEEALWRSVDTLLAWLFSILARLPGQWLELDSRFLILSLAGWLAIVVYRLAILKTSPLSLVVLGGYLAVLASGVLPKKDRSSWEVTMLDVGHGLALAVVRHGKVMLYDTGGAWPGGDSAQQVIIPWLRWKNLSPEGVILSHEHLDHRGGLPSLLKTWPKLEVRSSLGWANHRPCFRGQRWRWQGLNFTVHWPPPGNGYKGNNGSCVVMVSDGRFRMLLTGDVEAPAELAMLKERWQVLKADIIQVPHHGSRTSSGGPLLRAVSGQAALASASRYNAWRLPSVKVIARYQKQGYRWYDTAHSGQITIRINSDKWQINGFREQLLPRWYHQWFGVTRDSR; encoded by the coding sequence ATGCCGTTGCTATGGCTACCGGCTATTCCCGGGATTAAAGTTATCGCTGTACTGCTGGCCGCAGGTTTATGTCTACTCATTCCGAGACATCTGACGTGTCGTTACCTCGGCATCGTTGCACTGTCTTTATGCTGGGGATTGCTTGCCGCGCGAGAAAGCCTCGAGCCGTTTGAAAATCTGATCCAGAAGCCGGTTGCCGCGCAGGTCGTCGTTATGCGTACGGACGGCGCTCAAAACCATGAGCTGCAGATTACCCGCGTTGATAATCATCTTATTTTCCCGCCGGTGGGCGTGGCTTTAAAAGGCGTGTACCTTCCGGCATCGGTTTGCCCGGGCCAGAAGTGGCTGATGAAACTGCGGCTGCGCCCGGTTCATGGGCGACTCAACGAAGGAGGATTTGATAGCCAGCGCTACGCTCTGGCGCAGCATCTTCCCCTACGTGGCCGAATGACAGAAGCAACCAGGCTTAGCGAAACATGCTCGCTCCGGGCGCAATGGATGATGCGCGTGACGGCGGCAACACAGCAGCTGGAGTGGCAAGGCATTATTCTGGCGCTTGCCTTTGGGGAGCGGACTGGGATCGGTGCAGAAGTGAAAGATCTCCTGCGGCAGACCGGGACTGCACACCTGATGGCTATTTCTGGTCTGCACATCTCGCTGGCTGCTGGAGCTGGGTGGCTATTGGCCCGCTGCATCCAGCTTTGCTTTCCTGCCTGGCGAATTGGTTTCCGTTTACCATTACTGGCAAGCCTGGTGACCGCCGGAGTCTATGCATGGCTTGCTGGGGGTAACCCTCCGGCCATGAGGGCGCTGACGGGCCTGGCCCTCTGGCTGCTTCTGCGCCTGAACGGACGGCAGTGGTCAGCATGGGAGGTCTGGTTATGCTGTTTCTGCGGCATCCTGTTTTTTGACCCGCTGACGGTTCTGTCAGACAGTTTCTGGCTGTCGGTGCTGGCAGTTGGCTGCCTGATTTTCTGGTATCAGTGGATACCGCTGCCACCGAGAATGGCAGCCTGGAAAGGGTATTTTCGTTACCTCGCAGGCATCCTCCATCTGCAAATTGGCATCACGCTTTTACTAATGCCCGTGCAGCTGTTCATGTTTCATGGCGTCAGCGTCAATGCGCTGCTGGCAAATTTAATTGCCGTTCCTTATGTTTCGCTGCTGGTTGTGCCTCTTCTGCTGGCAGGTCTGGTATTGACGGGGACTCCCTGGGTTGAAGAAGCGCTGTGGAGAAGCGTTGATACTTTGCTGGCATGGCTATTTTCCATTCTGGCGCGATTACCTGGTCAATGGCTGGAGCTGGATTCTCGTTTTCTGATACTGAGCCTTGCGGGGTGGTTAGCCATTGTCGTTTATCGCCTGGCAATCTTAAAAACGTCACCGCTGTCGCTTGTGGTTCTTGGAGGTTATTTGGCGGTACTGGCCTCGGGTGTCCTGCCCAAAAAAGATCGCTCCTCGTGGGAAGTTACTATGCTGGACGTTGGCCACGGGCTTGCTTTAGCGGTCGTGCGCCATGGAAAAGTGATGCTCTATGATACCGGAGGTGCCTGGCCCGGTGGAGACAGCGCGCAGCAGGTAATTATTCCCTGGCTGCGATGGAAAAACTTGTCACCCGAGGGCGTAATACTAAGCCACGAGCACCTTGATCATCGGGGTGGGCTTCCCAGTCTGCTAAAGACGTGGCCAAAGCTGGAGGTTCGAAGTTCGCTTGGGTGGGCTAATCATCGCCCCTGTTTTCGAGGACAGCGCTGGCGCTGGCAGGGTCTGAACTTTACCGTGCACTGGCCGCCGCCCGGAAACGGATATAAAGGGAATAACGGCTCCTGTGTGGTGATGGTCAGCGACGGTCGCTTCCGAATGTTATTGACGGGCGATGTGGAAGCCCCGGCAGAATTGGCTATGCTCAAGGAGCGGTGGCAGGTTTTAAAGGCTGATATTATTCAGGTTCCTCATCACGGGAGCCGGACGTCATCAGGCGGTCCGCTGCTACGGGCGGTATCGGGCCAGGCTGCGCTGGCCTCCGCTTCTCGCTATAACGCCTGGCGTTTACCGTCAGTAAAAGTTATCGCACGGTATCAAAAGCAGGGCTACAGATGGTATGACACAGCCCATTCCGGGCAGATCACTATTCGAATAAACAGTGATAAATGGCAAATCAATGGCTTCAGAGAGCAATTATTGCCCCGTTGGTATCATCAGTGGTTTGGCGTAACCCGAGATAGTAGGTAG
- a CDS encoding YcbJ family phosphotransferase, translating into MELLRRELSHLLGEKLSRIECISERTDTAVWSLYDSHGHAMPLLAKSFTTPGVASQQAWKMSMLARSGTLRLPVVYGIVTHDDHPGPDVILMERLRGVSVEAPARTPERWEQLKDQIVEGLLAWHRVDSRGCVGSVDSTQENIWPSWYRQRIEVLWTTLNQFKNTGLTMQDRRILFRSRECLPRMFEGFNDNCVLVHGNFTLRSMLKDGRSDQLLAMVNPGVVLWAPREYEIFRLYEEGQAESLFWHYLQRAPVAESFLWRRWLYVLWDAVDQLIQTGRVNRPAFDAASKGLLPWIA; encoded by the coding sequence ATGGAGTTGCTGCGTAGGGAGTTAAGTCATCTGCTCGGTGAAAAGCTAAGCCGCATTGAGTGTATCAGCGAACGAACGGATACCGCGGTCTGGTCGCTGTATGACAGCCACGGGCATGCCATGCCTTTGCTGGCCAAGAGCTTTACTACGCCGGGAGTGGCCTCGCAGCAGGCATGGAAAATGTCGATGCTCGCCCGCTCGGGCACCCTTCGTCTGCCGGTGGTGTATGGCATCGTCACCCATGATGACCATCCGGGACCGGATGTGATCCTGATGGAGCGCCTGCGAGGCGTCTCCGTTGAGGCACCGGCCAGAACGCCAGAGCGCTGGGAGCAGTTGAAGGACCAGATAGTGGAAGGCCTGCTTGCATGGCATCGCGTGGACAGCAGGGGCTGTGTAGGCAGTGTGGACAGCACCCAGGAAAATATCTGGCCCTCCTGGTACCGTCAGCGCATTGAAGTGCTATGGACTACCCTCAATCAGTTCAAAAATACCGGTCTGACGATGCAGGATCGGCGCATTCTGTTCCGTTCACGGGAGTGTCTGCCCCGCATGTTTGAAGGATTTAACGACAACTGCGTGCTGGTGCACGGTAATTTCACCCTGCGCAGCATGCTTAAGGACGGGCGCAGCGATCAGCTTCTGGCGATGGTTAACCCCGGGGTGGTGCTGTGGGCACCCCGTGAATACGAAATATTCCGTTTGTATGAGGAAGGGCAGGCGGAAAGCCTCTTCTGGCACTATTTACAGCGCGCGCCGGTGGCGGAATCTTTCCTGTGGCGGCGCTGGCTGTACGTCCTGTGGGACGCGGTAGATCAGCTGATACAGACGGGCCGCGTAAACCGACCCGCCTTTGACGCCGCTTCTAAGGGATTATTGCCCTGGATCGCCTGA
- a CDS encoding winged helix-turn-helix domain-containing protein, with product MSVPYLTLRSARNLHLAAQGLLLKPRRRARPSDILLAISRMSLLQIDTINIVARSPYLVLFSRLGHYAPAWLDEALRRGELIEYWAHEACFLPKEDFALVRHRMLNPEKMGWKYRAEWMQENAEEIEKLLAYIQDNGPVRSVDFEHPRKGAGGWWEWKPHKKHLEGLFTSGKVMVRERRNFQRVYDLTSRVMPDWDDKLHLVQQQDAERLMLEKSARSLGIFRPEWLADYYRLKNIPIKSLVAGWVEQGKALPVQVEMLGEMYVDHSLSGLLPRAEQNQLKATRSAVLSPFDPVVWDRKRAEALFNFSYRLECYTPAEKRRYGYFVLPLLHQGVLVGRMDAKMHRKEGTLEVIGLYLEEGVKLHLNTIDGLHDALSEFACWQSAERITLGNIPAPLAAVWGSGWEITPKNSSDMLS from the coding sequence ATGTCCGTACCGTACCTGACCTTACGCTCCGCCCGTAATCTTCATCTGGCAGCCCAGGGGCTGCTGCTGAAACCCCGCCGCCGCGCCCGGCCATCCGATATTCTCCTGGCCATCTCCAGAATGTCTCTGCTGCAAATCGACACGATTAATATTGTCGCCCGCAGCCCCTATCTCGTCCTCTTTAGCCGTCTTGGGCATTATGCCCCGGCATGGCTTGATGAAGCATTAAGGCGCGGTGAGCTTATAGAATACTGGGCGCATGAGGCCTGCTTCCTGCCAAAAGAAGATTTTGCGCTGGTGCGCCACAGAATGCTCAACCCCGAAAAAATGGGCTGGAAATACCGTGCTGAATGGATGCAGGAGAACGCCGAAGAAATAGAAAAGCTGCTCGCCTATATTCAGGACAACGGTCCCGTACGTTCAGTGGATTTTGAACATCCGCGTAAAGGGGCAGGCGGCTGGTGGGAGTGGAAGCCGCACAAAAAACATCTTGAAGGCTTGTTTACTTCAGGAAAGGTGATGGTAAGAGAGCGGCGTAACTTTCAGCGCGTTTACGATCTTACTTCTCGCGTGATGCCCGACTGGGATGACAAATTGCATTTGGTTCAGCAGCAGGACGCCGAGCGGCTGATGCTGGAAAAAAGCGCCCGCAGCCTGGGTATTTTCCGCCCGGAATGGCTGGCCGATTACTATCGGCTGAAAAATATTCCGATTAAGTCGCTTGTTGCCGGGTGGGTCGAACAAGGCAAAGCCCTTCCGGTTCAGGTTGAAATGCTGGGCGAGATGTATGTTGACCATTCACTGTCCGGGCTGCTGCCCCGCGCAGAACAAAACCAGCTTAAAGCGACCCGCAGCGCCGTGCTGTCGCCTTTCGATCCTGTCGTCTGGGACCGCAAACGTGCAGAAGCGTTATTCAATTTCTCCTATCGGCTGGAATGCTATACCCCGGCGGAAAAGCGCAGGTACGGTTATTTCGTGCTGCCCCTGCTGCATCAGGGCGTGCTGGTGGGCCGAATGGACGCAAAAATGCATCGTAAAGAGGGAACGCTTGAGGTGATCGGCCTGTATCTTGAGGAAGGCGTTAAACTACATCTCAACACGATCGATGGTCTGCACGATGCCCTGAGCGAATTTGCCTGCTGGCAAAGTGCCGAACGGATTACGCTCGGGAATATCCCGGCCCCGCTTGCTGCCGTATGGGGCAGCGGCTGGGAAATTACCCCGAAAAATTCATCAGATATGCTATCCTGA
- the rpsA gene encoding 30S ribosomal protein S1, which yields MTESFAQLFEESLLTIETRPGSIVRGVVVAIDKDVVLVDAGLKSESAIPAEQFKNAAGELEIQVGDEVDVALDAVEDGFGETLLSREKAKRHEAWITLEKAYEEAETVVGVINGKVKGGFTVELNGIRAFLPGSLVDVRPVRDTLHLEGKELEFKVIKLDQKRNNVVVSRRAVIESENSAERDQLLENLQEGMEVKGIVKNLTDYGAFVDLGGVDGLLHITDMAWKRVKHPSEIVNVGDEITVKVLKFDRERTRVSLGLKQLGEDPWVAIAKRYPEGTRLTGRVTNLTDYGCFVEIEEGVEGLVHVSEMDWTNKNIHPSKVVNVGDVVEVMVLDIDEERRRISLGLKQCKNNPWQQFAETHNKGDRVEGKIKSITDFGIFIGLDGGIDGLVHLSDISWNVTGEEAVREYKKGDEIAAVVLQVDAERERISLGVKQLAEDPFNNYVALNKKGTIVTGKVTAVDAKGATVELADGVEGYLRASEASRDRVEDATLVLNVGDDVEAKFTGVDRKNRVVSLSVRAKDEADEKDAIATVNNKQEEGNFSNAMAEAFKAAKGE from the coding sequence ATGACTGAATCTTTCGCTCAACTCTTTGAAGAATCCCTGTTAACAATCGAAACCCGTCCGGGTTCCATCGTTCGTGGCGTTGTAGTTGCTATCGACAAAGACGTAGTACTGGTTGACGCCGGTCTGAAATCTGAGTCTGCGATCCCTGCTGAGCAATTCAAAAACGCTGCTGGCGAACTGGAAATCCAGGTAGGCGACGAAGTTGATGTTGCTCTGGACGCAGTTGAAGATGGCTTCGGCGAAACTCTGCTGTCCCGTGAGAAAGCTAAGCGTCACGAAGCCTGGATCACGCTGGAAAAAGCTTACGAAGAAGCTGAAACTGTGGTCGGTGTTATCAACGGTAAAGTTAAAGGTGGCTTCACTGTTGAGCTGAACGGTATTCGCGCGTTCCTGCCAGGTTCCCTGGTTGACGTTCGTCCGGTTCGCGACACTCTGCACCTCGAAGGCAAAGAGCTTGAGTTCAAAGTAATCAAGCTTGACCAGAAACGTAACAACGTTGTTGTTTCTCGCCGTGCTGTTATCGAATCTGAAAACAGCGCAGAACGCGATCAGCTGCTGGAAAACCTGCAGGAAGGCATGGAAGTTAAAGGTATCGTTAAGAACCTTACTGACTACGGTGCATTCGTTGATCTGGGCGGCGTTGATGGCCTGCTGCACATCACTGACATGGCATGGAAACGCGTTAAGCATCCAAGCGAAATCGTGAACGTTGGCGACGAAATCACTGTTAAAGTGCTGAAGTTCGACCGCGAGCGTACTCGTGTTTCTCTGGGCCTGAAACAGCTGGGCGAAGATCCATGGGTCGCTATCGCTAAGCGTTACCCAGAAGGTACTCGTCTGACTGGCCGCGTGACCAACCTGACCGACTACGGCTGCTTCGTTGAAATCGAAGAAGGCGTTGAAGGCCTGGTGCACGTTTCAGAAATGGACTGGACCAACAAAAACATCCACCCATCCAAAGTTGTTAACGTTGGTGACGTAGTGGAAGTGATGGTTCTGGATATTGACGAAGAACGTCGTCGTATCTCCCTGGGCCTGAAGCAGTGCAAAAACAACCCATGGCAGCAGTTTGCTGAGACCCACAACAAGGGCGACCGCGTTGAAGGTAAAATCAAGTCTATCACTGACTTCGGTATCTTCATCGGCCTGGACGGCGGCATCGACGGCCTGGTTCACCTGTCTGACATCTCCTGGAACGTTACAGGCGAAGAAGCAGTACGTGAATACAAGAAAGGCGACGAAATCGCAGCTGTGGTTCTGCAGGTTGACGCAGAGCGCGAACGTATCTCCCTGGGCGTTAAACAGCTCGCAGAAGATCCGTTCAACAACTACGTTGCGCTGAACAAGAAAGGTACTATCGTTACTGGTAAAGTAACGGCAGTTGACGCGAAAGGTGCTACAGTTGAATTAGCAGATGGCGTAGAAGGCTACCTGCGTGCTTCTGAAGCGTCCCGTGACCGCGTTGAAGATGCAACTCTGGTTCTGAACGTAGGCGACGACGTTGAAGCTAAATTCACCGGCGTTGACCGTAAAAACCGTGTTGTAAGCCTGTCTGTTCGTGCGAAAGACGAAGCTGACGAGAAAGATGCAATTGCGACTGTTAACAACAAACAGGAAGAAGGCAACTTCTCTAACGCAATGGCTGAAGCATTCAAAGCAGCTAAAGGCGAGTAA
- the kdsB gene encoding 3-deoxy-manno-octulosonate cytidylyltransferase — protein MSFVAIIPARYASTRLPGKPLKDINGKPMVVHVLERARESGAERIIVATDNEEVARAVEAAGGEVCMTRADHHSGTERLAEVIEKCAFSDDTIIVNVQGDEPMIPPVIIRQVAQNVANSQAGMATLAVPIDSAEEAFNPNAVKVVMDAQGYALYFSRATIPWDRDRFAQSREQIGDTFLRHIGIYGYRAGFIRRYISWEPSQLEQIEMLEQLRVLWNGEKIHVAVAKEIPSIGVDTPEDLERVRVAMR, from the coding sequence ATGAGTTTTGTGGCTATTATTCCCGCCCGCTATGCGTCCACACGTCTGCCGGGCAAGCCGTTGAAAGACATTAATGGCAAACCGATGGTGGTACACGTGCTCGAGCGCGCCCGTGAGTCCGGCGCGGAACGTATTATCGTTGCCACGGATAACGAAGAGGTCGCCCGCGCGGTTGAGGCGGCGGGGGGCGAAGTCTGCATGACAAGGGCAGATCATCACTCCGGCACCGAGCGCCTGGCTGAAGTTATCGAAAAATGCGCTTTCAGCGACGATACCATTATCGTCAACGTGCAGGGCGATGAGCCGATGATCCCACCGGTCATCATTCGCCAGGTTGCGCAAAACGTGGCCAACAGCCAGGCCGGTATGGCAACGCTTGCGGTGCCGATCGATTCTGCTGAAGAAGCCTTTAATCCGAATGCCGTAAAAGTTGTGATGGACGCGCAGGGTTACGCGCTTTACTTCTCCCGTGCGACCATCCCATGGGATCGCGACCGCTTCGCCCAGTCCCGCGAACAGATTGGTGACACCTTTCTGCGCCACATTGGTATCTATGGCTACCGCGCAGGCTTTATTCGTCGCTATATCAGCTGGGAGCCAAGCCAGCTTGAGCAAATCGAAATGCTAGAGCAGCTCCGCGTGCTGTGGAACGGCGAGAAAATTCACGTTGCCGTCGCCAAAGAGATCCCGAGCATTGGCGTTGATACCCCGGAAGATCTGGAGCGCGTGCGCGTCGCAATGCGCTAG
- the msbA gene encoding lipid A ABC transporter ATP-binding protein/permease MsbA encodes MQNDKDLSTLQTFRRLWPMISPFKAGLIVAGIALILNAASDTFMLSLLKPLLDEGFGKADKSVLLWMPLVVIGLMVMRGITSYISSYCISWVSGQVVMNMRRRLFSHMMGMPVAFFDQQSTGTLLSRITYDSEQVASSSSSALITVVREGASIIGLFALMFWYSWQLSLILIVLAPVVSFAIRFVSKRFRNISKNMQNTMGQVTTSAEQMLKGHKEVLIFGGQEVETERFNKVSNRMRHQGMKLVSASSISDPIIQLIASLALAFVLYAASFPSVMETLTAGTITVVFSSMIALMRPLKSLTNVNAQFQRGMAACQTLFSILDSEQEKDEGTRTIDRAKGDVAFRDVTFTYPGREIPALHNINLEIPAGKMVALVGRSGSGKSTIASLITRFYDIQQGSIQIDGVDIREYTLSSLRNQVALVSQNVHLFNDTIANNIAYARTEQYSREDIEKAARMAYAMDFIEKMDKGLDTVIGENGVLLSGGQRQRIAIARALLRDSPILILDEATSALDTESERAIQAALDELQKNRTSLVIAHRLSTIEQADEIVVVEDGRIVERGPHAELIAHRGVYAQLHKMQFGE; translated from the coding sequence ATGCAGAACGATAAAGATCTCTCCACATTGCAGACCTTCCGCCGTTTATGGCCGATGATTTCGCCTTTTAAAGCAGGTCTGATCGTGGCTGGGATTGCGTTAATCCTCAACGCAGCCAGCGATACCTTTATGCTATCGCTGCTTAAACCGCTGCTGGATGAGGGGTTTGGGAAAGCGGACAAGTCAGTTTTGTTGTGGATGCCGCTGGTGGTTATTGGGCTTATGGTTATGCGCGGCATTACCAGCTATATCTCAAGCTACTGTATTTCATGGGTTTCTGGTCAGGTGGTTATGAATATGCGTCGTCGCCTGTTTAGCCATATGATGGGCATGCCCGTCGCGTTCTTTGACCAACAGTCAACGGGCACGCTGCTGTCCCGCATCACTTACGACTCAGAGCAGGTTGCTTCCTCCTCCTCCAGCGCGCTCATCACCGTTGTACGCGAAGGCGCCTCCATCATCGGCCTGTTTGCGCTGATGTTCTGGTACAGCTGGCAGCTGTCGCTGATTTTGATTGTGCTGGCGCCGGTCGTCTCATTTGCGATTCGTTTCGTCTCAAAACGCTTCCGTAACATCAGCAAAAACATGCAGAACACCATGGGGCAGGTGACTACCAGCGCCGAGCAGATGCTGAAAGGACATAAAGAAGTTCTGATTTTTGGTGGTCAGGAAGTTGAAACCGAACGTTTCAATAAGGTCAGTAACCGGATGCGTCACCAGGGCATGAAGCTGGTGTCCGCCTCGTCAATTTCTGACCCTATCATTCAGCTGATTGCCTCCCTGGCGCTGGCCTTTGTGCTGTATGCCGCGAGCTTCCCGAGCGTAATGGAAACGCTGACCGCTGGTACCATTACTGTCGTCTTCTCCTCCATGATTGCCCTGATGCGTCCGCTGAAATCACTGACCAACGTCAACGCGCAGTTCCAGCGCGGTATGGCGGCATGTCAGACGCTGTTCTCTATTCTGGATTCAGAGCAGGAGAAAGACGAAGGCACACGTACTATTGATCGTGCGAAAGGCGATGTGGCCTTCCGCGACGTGACCTTTACTTATCCAGGCCGTGAGATCCCGGCGCTGCATAATATCAACCTCGAGATCCCTGCTGGTAAAATGGTTGCCCTGGTTGGTCGCTCTGGTTCCGGTAAATCTACTATCGCCAGCCTGATCACTCGTTTCTACGATATTCAGCAAGGCAGCATTCAGATAGATGGCGTGGACATTCGCGAGTATACGCTTTCGTCCCTGCGTAATCAGGTGGCGCTGGTTTCTCAGAATGTGCACCTGTTTAACGACACCATCGCCAACAACATCGCTTACGCCCGCACCGAGCAGTACAGCCGTGAAGATATCGAAAAAGCGGCACGTATGGCTTACGCGATGGACTTTATTGAGAAGATGGATAAAGGCCTGGATACGGTGATAGGTGAGAACGGCGTGCTGCTTTCAGGCGGCCAGCGTCAGCGTATCGCGATTGCCCGTGCGCTGCTGCGCGACAGCCCAATTCTGATTCTGGATGAAGCGACCTCTGCACTGGATACAGAATCTGAGCGCGCCATTCAGGCGGCGTTAGATGAGCTGCAGAAGAACCGTACTTCGCTGGTTATTGCCCACCGCCTGTCCACCATTGAACAGGCCGACGAAATCGTTGTAGTGGAAGATGGTCGTATCGTCGAGCGTGGTCCTCACGCGGAGCTGATTGCCCATCGCGGCGTGTACGCCCAACTGCACAAAATGCAGTTCGGCGAATGA
- the lpxK gene encoding tetraacyldisaccharide 4'-kinase: MIERIWSGKSPLYLLLLPLAWLYGLVSGAIRLSYKLGLRKAWRSPVPVVVVGNLTAGGNGKTPVVIWLVEQLQARGVRVGVVSRGYGGKAESYPLLLTQQSTTAQAGDEPVLIYQRTGAPVAVAPDRSAAVKALIQHAHPQIIITDDGLQHYALARDKEIVVVDGVRRFGNGWWLPAGPMRERAGRLQSVDAVIVNGGDTRGGEIAMHLQPGEAVNLETGERRAVQSLNNVVAMAGIGHPPRFFTTLRHCGLEPVRTVSLADHQALNEADVSKLVQNGQTLLMTEKDAVKCRAFAAGHQNWWYLPVDAHLSEPQAEQLLQSVSALIK; the protein is encoded by the coding sequence ATGATCGAACGCATCTGGTCGGGAAAATCTCCCCTCTATCTGCTGTTATTACCGCTCGCCTGGCTTTATGGCCTGGTGAGCGGTGCCATTCGTCTTAGCTATAAACTAGGATTACGAAAGGCGTGGCGCTCGCCGGTGCCCGTTGTGGTGGTGGGCAACCTTACCGCAGGCGGCAACGGCAAAACGCCCGTCGTTATCTGGCTCGTGGAGCAGCTGCAGGCCCGTGGTGTTCGGGTGGGCGTTGTCTCACGTGGATACGGCGGCAAAGCGGAGAGTTATCCGCTGCTGCTCACTCAGCAGAGCACAACGGCTCAGGCCGGTGACGAACCCGTTCTGATTTATCAGCGTACCGGCGCGCCGGTTGCCGTTGCGCCCGATCGCAGCGCAGCGGTTAAAGCGCTGATCCAGCATGCCCACCCGCAGATAATTATTACTGATGACGGCCTTCAGCATTACGCTTTAGCCCGCGATAAAGAAATTGTCGTCGTGGATGGCGTTCGTCGGTTCGGCAACGGCTGGTGGCTGCCCGCAGGCCCGATGCGTGAAAGAGCCGGACGTTTACAGTCCGTTGACGCCGTTATCGTAAACGGCGGCGATACTCGCGGCGGTGAGATAGCCATGCATTTGCAACCCGGTGAGGCGGTTAATCTCGAAACGGGTGAGCGCCGGGCCGTGCAGAGCTTGAATAACGTTGTGGCTATGGCGGGCATCGGCCATCCGCCTCGTTTCTTTACTACCCTACGGCACTGTGGTTTAGAGCCTGTCCGCACCGTAAGCCTGGCCGATCACCAGGCGCTGAACGAAGCCGACGTCTCGAAGCTGGTTCAAAATGGGCAGACGCTGCTGATGACAGAAAAAGACGCGGTGAAATGTCGGGCATTTGCGGCCGGACACCAAAACTGGTGGTATCTGCCGGTTGATGCCCATCTGTCGGAACCCCAGGCAGAACAGCTGCTGCAATCGGTGAGCGCGCTGATTAAGTAA
- the ycaR gene encoding protein YcaR, with translation MDHRLLEIIACPVCNGKLYYNQEKQELICKPDGLAFPFRDGIPVLLETEARTLTLDETNP, from the coding sequence ATGGATCACCGTTTACTTGAAATCATTGCCTGCCCGGTTTGTAACGGCAAGCTCTATTATAATCAGGAAAAGCAGGAGCTTATCTGTAAGCCTGATGGCCTGGCCTTCCCGTTCCGCGACGGCATTCCGGTGCTGCTGGAAACCGAGGCGCGTACCCTGACCCTCGACGAGACTAATCCATGA
- the ihfB gene encoding integration host factor subunit beta has product MTKSELIERLATQQSHIPAKAVEDAVKEMLEHMASTLALGERIEIRGFGSFSLHYRAPRTGRNPKTGDKVDLEGKYVPHFKPGKELRDRANIYGN; this is encoded by the coding sequence ATGACCAAGTCAGAATTGATTGAAAGACTTGCTACCCAGCAATCTCATATTCCCGCTAAAGCCGTGGAAGATGCAGTTAAAGAGATGTTGGAACATATGGCCTCTACGCTTGCCCTTGGCGAGCGTATTGAAATCCGGGGTTTCGGCAGTTTCTCCTTACACTATCGCGCGCCACGCACCGGACGTAACCCGAAAACTGGCGATAAAGTGGATCTGGAAGGTAAATACGTTCCGCACTTTAAACCAGGTAAAGAGCTACGTGACCGCGCCAATATTTATGGCAACTGA